TGGTCGAGGTAGGCCCGGCAGGAATCGGTTCGCCGATGGTCGTTCTGCTATCGCCGGGAACATTCAACTCCGCTTATTCGGAGCACATTTTCCTCGCCCGGGAAATGGGCGTCCCCCTGGTCGAAGGCCAGGATCTGATCGTCGCGAATGATCGAGTGTTCATGAAAACGACCGCCGGACCGACCGCGGTCGACGTCATATATCGACGGATCGACGATGATTTCCTCGACCCACGTGCTTTCCGCCCGGACAGCATGCTCGGCGTCCCCGGGTTATTCGATTGCTATCGCAAAGGCAACGTCACGATCGCCAACGCGGTTGGGACCGGAGTGGCCGACAACAAAGCGGTGTATGCCTATATGCCGCGCCTGACCAAATACTACCTGGACCAGGAACCGATCTTACCCAACGTTCAGACCAATATCTGCGCCGAGCCCGACGCGCTCGCATTCACTCTTGATCACCTCGATGAGTTGGTCATCAAGCCGGTCAACGAATCGGGTGGATACGGCATGCTCGTCGGGCCCCATGCGACGCGGGCGGAGATCGAGGAATTTCGCGCCAAACTTCTTGGCGATCCAGGCAACTATATCAGCCAACCGGTGGTCAGCCTGTCGGTGTCGCCGACCTTGGCCGAGACGGCCATCGAACCGCGGCACGTCGACCTACGTCCGTTCGCCATCACCGGCCGCGATACGTGGGTATTGCCTGGCGGCTTGACCCGCGTCGCACTGCGCAAAGGCTCGCTGGTCGTCAATTCCTCCCAAGGTGGCGGATCCAAGGATACCTGGGTGCTGTCA
This window of the Alphaproteobacteria bacterium genome carries:
- a CDS encoding circularly permuted type 2 ATP-grasp protein; translation: MLAGYDAAGFYCELCGTGDSPPVHTAAIRACLDAMDFGELQRRAEDVARELYNFGITFTVYTDREAIDRILPFDVIPRVLANDEFARIEAGVIQRVATLNAFLHDIYHDAKVVNDGVVPKELIYGNPNYRAAMVGIDVPCNTYVHICGTDLVRGADGEFLVLEDNARTPSGVSYVVENRHMMQRAFPDLMGDMEVRPVEDYGQRLHDAMVEVGPAGIGSPMVVLLSPGTFNSAYSEHIFLAREMGVPLVEGQDLIVANDRVFMKTTAGPTAVDVIYRRIDDDFLDPRAFRPDSMLGVPGLFDCYRKGNVTIANAVGTGVADNKAVYAYMPRLTKYYLDQEPILPNVQTNICAEPDALAFTLDHLDELVIKPVNESGGYGMLVGPHATRAEIEEFRAKLLGDPGNYISQPVVSLSVSPTLAETAIEPRHVDLRPFAITGRDTWVLPGGLTRVALRKGSLVVNSSQGGGSKDTWVLS